A window from Kovacikia minuta CCNUW1 encodes these proteins:
- a CDS encoding response regulator, with the protein MELLWPRHNSLQQEKQQRAELVIKNTALEQAHREAETANLAKSEFLAMMSHEIRTPMNAVIGMTELLLGESLSPHQQDYVTAIRSSGDTLLTIINDILDFSKIDSGKLSLEQQPFSLRQCIEDALDLLAPQIAAKELELACWIQPQVPATIVGDSTRLRQILINLLSNATKFTEKGEIVFTVTVRKGRGQRAEGRRTEGQEGTGTGGHGDTGNSIQNSNPIIQNSQSSEPIQNSKFKIQNSPTPHPPLHEILFTISDTGTGIPGDRMHRLFKPFSQVDTSTTRRYGGTGLGLVISKKLCEMMQGTLWVESGNSMAGTPPSDWRKDEGGGMRDEEASSRDEGGRMRDELRNESISHPSSFIPHPPFHPSSFILYPSIGSTFYFTILAASATDSEAEHPSPTTALAGKRVLIVDDNATVRNILTMQVQAWGIKVWATASGKQALEWLVHYPPFDLAILDMHMPAMNGLELATQMGLAASSRALPIVLMNNFGKSLPREIQTLAVTTLTKPVKQSQLWDVLLRVLLGHSREAHSPIATTRLNSTLAQNLSLRILLVEDIVVNQKVALRMLNRLGYQAEVASTGQEALEVLRQQSYDVVFMDVQMPEMDGLETTRRIRQSGSTVRPWIIAMTAYAMQGDREKCLASGMNDYISKPVSIEILAAALNKFCEVQSQWLSSEQAVDSNAINSSENGLTQAELQVKVSPTLDVQVIDCLKSLVEEDDNLLVEIISSYLEDAPKRILAITQALDHNDLVAVHKSSHALRSLSASIGAVQLAQLSGVLEDLGRSGTVDSTLSLFAEIQAEYASVATALHAYLEKHR; encoded by the coding sequence TTGGAATTGCTCTGGCCCAGGCACAACTCGCTGCAGCAAGAAAAACAACAACGGGCTGAACTCGTCATTAAAAATACTGCTCTGGAACAGGCACACCGGGAAGCGGAAACTGCCAATTTGGCGAAAAGTGAATTTTTGGCGATGATGAGTCACGAAATTCGGACACCTATGAATGCCGTCATCGGCATGACCGAATTGCTACTGGGTGAATCCCTCTCTCCGCACCAGCAAGACTATGTTACAGCCATTCGCAGCAGTGGCGATACTCTCCTCACCATCATCAACGACATTCTTGATTTCTCCAAAATTGACTCGGGCAAACTCTCCCTAGAACAACAACCCTTTTCTCTGCGGCAATGCATTGAAGATGCCCTCGACTTGCTTGCACCTCAGATAGCCGCAAAAGAATTAGAACTTGCCTGCTGGATTCAACCCCAGGTTCCCGCCACGATCGTCGGAGATAGTACGCGCCTGCGTCAAATTCTGATCAATTTGCTCAGCAATGCTACTAAGTTTACAGAGAAGGGGGAGATTGTTTTTACGGTTACAGTCAGAAAAGGCAGAGGGCAGAGAGCAGAGGGCAGAAGGACAGAAGGACAGGAGGGTACGGGGACAGGGGGACACGGAGACACGGGGAACTCAATTCAAAATTCAAACCCCATAATTCAAAATTCTCAGTCCTCAGAACCAATTCAAAATTCAAAATTCAAAATTCAAAATTCTCCCACACCCCACCCCCCTCTTCACGAAATTCTATTCACCATCTCTGACACAGGCACCGGGATTCCGGGCGATCGCATGCATCGTCTGTTCAAGCCCTTCAGCCAGGTTGATACTTCCACCACACGCCGTTACGGTGGCACAGGCTTAGGTCTGGTAATCAGCAAGAAACTATGTGAAATGATGCAGGGCACCCTCTGGGTCGAGAGTGGCAATAGTATGGCAGGTACACCACCCTCAGATTGGAGAAAGGATGAGGGCGGAGGGATGAGGGATGAAGAAGCAAGCAGTAGGGATGAGGGCGGAAGGATGAGGGATGAACTGAGGAATGAATCTATTTCTCATCCTTCATCCTTCATCCCCCATCCCCCATTTCATCCTTCATCCTTCATCCTTTATCCTTCCATCGGCTCTACCTTCTACTTCACCATCCTTGCAGCCAGCGCTACAGACAGCGAGGCTGAACACCCCTCTCCTACAACCGCCCTCGCAGGAAAACGGGTGCTTATTGTCGATGACAATGCAACTGTCCGAAACATCTTAACGATGCAAGTTCAAGCCTGGGGCATAAAAGTGTGGGCAACCGCGTCTGGGAAGCAGGCGTTAGAGTGGTTGGTTCACTATCCCCCCTTTGATCTGGCAATTTTGGATATGCACATGCCAGCTATGAACGGGTTAGAATTGGCAACTCAAATGGGGCTGGCTGCCAGTTCCAGAGCATTACCTATCGTGTTAATGAACAATTTTGGCAAATCCCTTCCCAGGGAAATTCAAACACTGGCAGTTACTACCCTGACAAAACCAGTGAAGCAATCACAACTATGGGATGTGCTACTTCGGGTATTACTTGGGCATTCTAGGGAGGCGCATTCCCCCATTGCGACAACCAGACTCAATTCCACCCTGGCTCAAAATCTCTCCCTGCGTATTTTGTTGGTCGAAGATATCGTTGTGAATCAAAAGGTTGCCCTTCGCATGTTGAACCGGTTGGGCTACCAGGCAGAAGTGGCCAGTACAGGGCAAGAAGCCTTAGAAGTTTTGCGGCAGCAGTCTTACGATGTTGTCTTTATGGATGTTCAGATGCCGGAAATGGATGGGTTAGAAACCACACGCCGGATTCGTCAGTCGGGTTCAACTGTGCGGCCCTGGATCATTGCGATGACGGCTTACGCCATGCAGGGCGATCGCGAGAAATGTCTGGCGTCTGGCATGAATGACTACATCAGTAAGCCTGTTTCAATCGAAATTTTGGCAGCCGCACTCAACAAGTTTTGCGAAGTTCAAAGCCAGTGGCTTTCGTCTGAACAGGCCGTCGATTCAAATGCGATTAACTCATCTGAAAATGGACTTACCCAGGCAGAACTTCAGGTAAAAGTCTCACCTACCCTTGATGTTCAAGTGATTGACTGCCTGAAGTCATTGGTAGAGGAGGACGACAATCTTTTAGTAGAGATTATCTCCAGCTATTTGGAAGATGCTCCAAAACGAATTCTGGCGATTACCCAGGCACTTGACCATAATGATCTGGTTGCTGTCCACAAATCTTCCCATGCTTTGAGATCGCTCAGTGCCTCGATCGGGGCTGTTCAACTCGCTCAACTCAGTGGAGTGTTAGAAGATCTGGGACGGAGCGGCACCGTGGACAGTACGTTATCCCTGTTTGCAGAGATCCAGGCAGAGTATGCATCTGTCGCCACTGCTTTGCACGCTTACCTGGAGAAACATCGATGA
- a CDS encoding response regulator, with the protein MTGVDLPAQSAQILVVDDERLLRLMLNHAMQKDGYQLLEVSSGEECLFVCQQKLPAMVLLDAMLPGMDGFTCCAKLKQIFGEQCPPVLMITSLDDQSSVDRAFEVGAIDYVTKPIHWAVLRQRVRRILQATWTLAELRQKMERERLLMQQLEAANQELCRLVSIDSMTQLANRRCFDEFLQQEWHRMLREQAPLSLILLDIDFFKAYNDTYGHQSGDECLKKVASVISQAIKRPADLAARYGGEEFAIVLPNTPTEGAIHIARAIQTEVKALAIDHSGSTVSNRVTISCGTASITPRIELFLDQLIAKADQALYRAKLAGRDRIAVYNETLMTPIPDT; encoded by the coding sequence ATGACGGGCGTTGATCTGCCAGCCCAATCAGCCCAAATTCTCGTTGTGGATGACGAAAGACTCCTCCGCTTGATGCTGAACCACGCAATGCAAAAGGACGGCTATCAGCTTTTAGAAGTGAGTAGCGGAGAGGAATGTCTGTTTGTTTGCCAACAAAAGCTGCCGGCTATGGTTTTGCTGGATGCGATGCTGCCTGGGATGGATGGTTTCACCTGTTGTGCCAAGTTGAAACAGATTTTTGGTGAGCAGTGTCCTCCTGTACTGATGATTACCTCACTGGATGATCAAAGTTCAGTTGATCGGGCATTTGAAGTGGGTGCGATCGATTACGTAACCAAGCCGATCCACTGGGCAGTGCTGCGCCAGCGGGTACGCCGAATTCTTCAAGCAACCTGGACTCTGGCAGAGCTGCGCCAGAAAATGGAGCGGGAACGGCTCCTGATGCAGCAATTGGAAGCAGCCAATCAGGAATTGTGCCGTCTTGTTTCGATCGACAGCATGACCCAACTTGCCAATCGTCGCTGTTTTGATGAATTTCTTCAGCAGGAGTGGCACCGTATGCTCAGAGAACAGGCTCCCCTATCTCTAATCTTGCTGGATATTGACTTTTTTAAAGCCTACAATGACACCTATGGTCATCAATCGGGCGATGAGTGTCTCAAAAAGGTTGCCAGTGTCATCAGTCAGGCAATTAAACGTCCGGCTGATCTGGCAGCCCGTTATGGAGGCGAGGAATTTGCGATTGTTCTACCGAACACACCCACGGAAGGGGCGATTCATATCGCGAGAGCAATTCAAACTGAGGTTAAAGCTTTGGCCATTGACCATTCCGGCTCGACGGTCAGTAATCGAGTTACGATCAGTTGTGGTACTGCCAGCATTACCCCCCGTATTGAATTATTCCTGGATCAGTTGATTGCCAAAGCGGATCAGGCACTTTATCGCGCAAAGTTGGCGGGGCGTGATCGGATTGCTGTTTACAACGAGACCTTAATGACCCCGATCCCTGACACCTAG
- a CDS encoding 4a-hydroxytetrahydrobiopterin dehydratase has translation MFRRVLNWFWRTWFYRLANSLAIALLVAIVLLVNQPSLVSARPPAYLVSESSTMSAPRLTDEELKTALSQLQGWSLKDGKLHRQFQFGSVVEAFGFMSSVALVAEAAGHHPEWFNVYNRVTIDLTTHDAGGITQKDVDLAKRANELAK, from the coding sequence ATGTTTAGACGCGTCCTGAATTGGTTTTGGCGTACCTGGTTTTACCGGCTCGCTAACAGTCTGGCGATCGCTCTATTGGTTGCGATCGTTTTGCTGGTCAACCAACCCAGTCTGGTTTCTGCCCGCCCACCCGCTTATCTGGTTTCAGAGAGTTCTACGATGAGTGCCCCCCGCCTGACCGATGAAGAATTGAAAACTGCCCTGAGCCAACTTCAAGGTTGGAGTCTTAAAGACGGAAAACTTCACCGTCAGTTTCAGTTTGGCTCCGTTGTGGAAGCATTTGGATTTATGTCGAGTGTCGCCCTGGTAGCTGAAGCGGCAGGGCACCATCCGGAGTGGTTTAATGTCTACAATCGGGTGACGATCGACCTGACGACGCACGATGCAGGTGGCATTACCCAGAAGGATGTGGACCTCGCCAAACGAGCAAACGAACTGGCAAAATAA
- a CDS encoding STAS domain-containing protein, which translates to MPEQLTLTVSLRGTREVKDNYQLFRLTGLLDAFSEPTFRKVMTKCVEEGPRHIILDLSKIDFVDSSGLGALVQIAKKAQTAEGTLQIVTNPRVTQTVKLVRLEQFLALQSSVETAIDNVK; encoded by the coding sequence ATTCCTGAGCAACTGACCCTGACTGTCAGCTTAAGAGGCACGCGCGAAGTCAAGGATAATTATCAGCTATTTCGCCTCACAGGTCTTTTGGACGCCTTCTCCGAACCTACCTTTCGCAAGGTAATGACTAAATGTGTCGAGGAAGGTCCCAGGCATATTATTTTGGATCTGTCCAAAATTGATTTTGTAGACAGCTCTGGTTTGGGCGCGCTGGTTCAAATTGCCAAAAAAGCTCAAACGGCGGAGGGTACACTTCAAATCGTAACGAATCCCCGTGTCACGCAAACTGTGAAACTGGTTCGCTTAGAGCAGTTTCTCGCTTTGCAAAGTTCGGTTGAGACCGCGATCGATAATGTGAAGTGA
- a CDS encoding transporter substrate-binding protein, with translation MRVGILHSLSGVMATNEIPLKDAELLAIDEINQTGGVLGELLEPEIEDGASDPVEFERKARKLIQKDQVATIFGCWTSDSRKAVLPVFEECNSLLWYPVRYEGLESSRNIFYTGSCPNQQVEPAITWLLQNQRPRIFLVGSNHAFARTVNKIVKAQLKQQGGVVVGETYVPLGHQDFAAAIAEIQQFKPDAIFSTIKGSSNRHFYSQYQEAGCRADEIPVLAVSLTELELSEIGVAAVGHYLSWSYFQNLNTCRNQTFVQNFHRRYGSHRVISDPVEAAYTQVYLWKQSVETAQSLESDRVRVAAYGQTFEAPNGWISIEPNHHVCKPCRIGQVLPTGKIEIVFASNAPIKPLPWLGVEAASSQATAIAIEMLSEVAQDIQYSCQLEQKSRELEAALAQIQRDVIERKRAEEALRQSEATNRALISAIPDLLIRVSGNGTYLGFVSGGKVKLFNPAKFSIGSSVFDSLAPEAAHQRMHYIRRALQTGEMQIYEHSLVIDGVQQDEEIRIAVLGDDEVMLMVRDITDRKRTEAALRQSEATNRALIAAIPDLLIRAHGDGTYLDITGRDRLNIQNDAVFSVGSHVYDSLPPDLAALRMHHIRKALETGEMQLYEQQFVMAGRTLFEEVRVVVSGDNEVLAIVRDITDRKQAEEALRQSEARFRAVFENAAISICITHLDGTYLESNPATRAMFGYSEAELSQKTFAELTYPDDLKADLALYSDLLDGRRDFYQIEKRYIRKDGQIVWGKLAVCAVRDETGVFQFTFGMVEDITDRKRAETALRQSEVKNRALLSAIPDMMFYYSREGVHLDFLPAKQFQPVVPPHEFLGKPVTDVLPVPIAEQIVQTIGQALETGQTQFIEYQLPVDGEIHDYEARIVACEENRALAIVREISDRKRAEAALQNQFQRALLLKQIIEELRQSLDSQQIFQTTAHLVGQTFQTNRCLIHSYVTQPFPHVPLTAEYWEPGYESLVTLEVPVIGNPHMQQVLVQDAALVSDNVYTDPLLHHALDLCQQINLKSMMAIRTSYQGETNGVIGLHQCDRYRQWTEDEIELFESVAAQVGIALAQAQLAAARKTTTG, from the coding sequence ATGCGAGTGGGCATTCTGCATTCCCTTAGTGGAGTAATGGCAACCAATGAGATTCCGCTCAAAGATGCTGAATTGCTCGCGATCGACGAAATTAACCAAACTGGCGGAGTTCTGGGAGAACTGCTCGAACCTGAAATTGAAGATGGCGCTTCCGACCCTGTTGAGTTTGAGCGCAAAGCCAGGAAACTGATTCAGAAGGACCAGGTGGCAACCATTTTTGGTTGTTGGACTTCGGATAGCCGCAAAGCTGTTTTGCCTGTGTTTGAGGAATGTAATTCCTTACTCTGGTATCCCGTTCGCTATGAAGGTTTAGAGTCTTCTAGAAATATTTTCTATACAGGCTCCTGTCCTAATCAGCAGGTGGAACCTGCGATTACCTGGTTGTTGCAAAACCAGCGCCCGCGAATTTTCCTGGTAGGGTCAAACCACGCCTTTGCTCGCACGGTAAATAAAATCGTTAAAGCACAACTCAAACAACAGGGAGGCGTTGTTGTTGGTGAAACCTATGTTCCCTTGGGGCATCAGGACTTTGCAGCGGCGATCGCTGAAATCCAACAATTCAAACCCGATGCAATTTTTAGCACAATCAAAGGCAGCAGCAATCGTCATTTCTATTCCCAGTATCAGGAAGCAGGTTGTCGAGCCGATGAAATACCCGTATTGGCAGTCAGTTTGACTGAACTAGAACTCTCCGAAATCGGTGTTGCGGCTGTTGGGCACTACTTGAGTTGGAGTTACTTTCAAAACTTAAATACCTGCCGAAATCAAACCTTTGTGCAAAATTTTCACCGTCGCTACGGGTCCCATCGGGTGATTAGCGATCCGGTTGAGGCTGCCTATACTCAGGTTTACCTGTGGAAACAATCCGTCGAAACTGCCCAGTCTCTGGAGAGCGATCGGGTTCGGGTGGCTGCCTACGGTCAAACCTTTGAGGCACCCAATGGGTGGATCAGTATTGAACCCAATCATCATGTTTGCAAACCGTGCCGGATTGGGCAGGTCTTGCCAACCGGAAAAATTGAAATTGTCTTTGCCAGCAATGCTCCGATTAAACCGCTGCCCTGGCTGGGAGTTGAAGCAGCCAGTTCGCAGGCAACTGCGATCGCCATTGAGATGCTGTCTGAAGTAGCTCAAGACATTCAATACAGTTGCCAGCTTGAACAAAAATCGCGGGAACTGGAAGCAGCCCTGGCACAAATACAACGAGACGTTATCGAACGCAAACGAGCAGAGGAAGCCCTGCGGCAGAGTGAAGCGACCAACCGCGCCCTGATTAGTGCCATTCCTGATCTATTGATCCGGGTGAGTGGGAATGGCACTTACCTGGGATTTGTAAGTGGTGGCAAAGTCAAACTATTTAACCCGGCCAAGTTCAGTATTGGCAGCAGCGTCTTCGATTCGCTTGCCCCAGAAGCAGCCCATCAACGTATGCACTACATCCGTCGGGCATTGCAGACGGGTGAAATGCAAATTTATGAACACAGTTTAGTGATAGACGGCGTTCAGCAGGATGAGGAAATTCGAATTGCCGTGCTTGGGGATGATGAAGTAATGCTGATGGTGCGCGATATTACCGATCGCAAACGCACGGAAGCAGCCCTGCGGCAGAGTGAAGCCACCAATCGGGCTTTGATTGCAGCAATCCCCGATTTGCTGATTCGGGCACATGGAGATGGTACCTATCTAGATATCACAGGTCGCGATCGCCTCAATATCCAAAATGACGCCGTATTCTCGGTGGGCAGCCATGTTTACGATTCATTGCCACCGGATCTGGCTGCTTTACGGATGCACCATATTCGCAAAGCACTTGAAACGGGTGAAATGCAACTGTATGAACAACAATTCGTCATGGCGGGACGAACACTGTTTGAAGAGGTGCGAGTGGTTGTCTCTGGGGATAATGAAGTGTTGGCGATCGTGCGTGATATTACCGATCGCAAACAGGCAGAAGAGGCTCTACGCCAAAGCGAAGCCCGGTTTCGCGCGGTGTTTGAAAATGCAGCAATTTCTATCTGCATAACCCATTTAGATGGAACCTATCTTGAATCCAATCCCGCAACCCGAGCCATGTTTGGCTATAGCGAAGCAGAGTTATCTCAAAAGACTTTTGCCGAATTGACCTACCCCGATGATTTGAAAGCAGATCTTGCTCTGTATTCCGATCTTCTGGACGGTAGAAGGGACTTTTATCAGATCGAGAAACGGTACATTCGCAAGGATGGGCAAATCGTTTGGGGCAAACTGGCAGTCTGTGCTGTTCGAGATGAGACGGGAGTGTTTCAGTTTACCTTTGGCATGGTAGAAGACATTACCGATCGCAAACGGGCGGAAACCGCTCTACGCCAGAGCGAAGTCAAAAACCGGGCACTTCTGAGCGCCATTCCCGACATGATGTTTTACTACAGCCGGGAAGGCGTTCATTTGGATTTCCTGCCTGCAAAGCAGTTTCAACCGGTTGTCCCACCGCATGAATTTCTGGGAAAACCTGTAACTGATGTGTTGCCCGTGCCTATAGCAGAACAGATTGTACAAACGATCGGGCAAGCACTAGAAACGGGGCAAACCCAGTTTATTGAGTATCAGCTCCCTGTAGATGGGGAAATTCACGATTATGAAGCGCGTATCGTTGCCTGTGAAGAAAATAGGGCACTCGCAATTGTGCGCGAGATTAGCGATCGCAAACGGGCAGAAGCCGCCTTACAGAATCAGTTTCAGCGGGCACTGCTGCTGAAGCAAATCATTGAGGAATTGCGTCAAAGTCTAGATAGTCAGCAAATTTTCCAAACGACTGCCCATTTAGTTGGTCAGACCTTCCAGACGAATCGCTGTCTGATTCATAGCTATGTCACCCAACCGTTTCCCCACGTTCCGCTGACAGCCGAATATTGGGAACCGGGTTACGAATCCCTGGTAACCCTGGAAGTTCCTGTAATTGGCAACCCTCATATGCAGCAAGTGCTGGTTCAAGATGCTGCTCTGGTTTCGGATAATGTCTACACCGATCCCCTATTGCATCATGCCCTAGACCTTTGTCAGCAGATTAATCTCAAATCGATGATGGCAATTCGGACATCCTATCAGGGTGAAACCAATGGGGTGATCGGACTCCATCAGTGCGATCGCTATCGCCAATGGACAGAGGACGAAATTGAACTGTTTGAATCTGTCGCAGCACAGGTTGGAATTGCTCTGGCCCAGGCACAACTCGCTGCAGCAAGAAAAACAACAACGGGCTGA
- a CDS encoding MotA/TolQ/ExbB proton channel family protein, with the protein MPLKNFFAAGGVVMVPLLGFSILALALIFERIGFWIRIARRQNWVVREVLHLYKHNPQAAALKLKQNVELPIARIFLAALELEQATPEDFRLALESAAQAELPLLKRFNTIFETIISLSPLLGLLGTILGLINSFASLKVGDVAGSNAIGVSAGISEALISTASGLVVAIFTLLFANTFRGLYLRQIALIQEYGGQMELLYRRRYERGEIPYA; encoded by the coding sequence ATGCCATTAAAGAATTTTTTTGCAGCGGGTGGAGTGGTTATGGTGCCGCTGTTGGGATTTTCCATTCTGGCGCTGGCGCTGATCTTTGAACGGATTGGGTTTTGGATACGAATCGCTCGGAGACAAAATTGGGTGGTGCGCGAAGTGCTGCATTTGTATAAGCACAATCCTCAAGCTGCCGCCTTAAAGCTGAAACAGAATGTTGAGTTGCCGATCGCCCGTATTTTTCTAGCGGCTCTAGAGTTAGAACAGGCAACCCCAGAAGATTTTCGACTAGCCCTGGAAAGTGCAGCTCAGGCGGAATTACCTTTGTTGAAGCGGTTTAACACAATCTTCGAAACCATCATTAGCCTTTCTCCACTACTGGGCTTGTTGGGCACTATTCTGGGGCTGATCAATTCCTTCGCTTCTTTAAAGGTGGGTGATGTGGCAGGTAGCAATGCGATCGGCGTGAGTGCTGGGATCAGCGAGGCATTGATTTCTACCGCTTCGGGTCTAGTAGTCGCCATTTTTACGCTGCTATTTGCCAATACTTTTCGGGGGTTGTATTTGCGTCAAATTGCCTTGATTCAGGAGTATGGCGGTCAAATGGAACTGCTTTACCGTCGTCGTTATGAGCGGGGAGAGATTCCCTATGCGTGA
- a CDS encoding iron uptake porin, whose amino-acid sequence MSKQSPVREKIVPPVLASAMLGIFMAGSAVAAQTTPLERAVSAPSPAAARESPLSPSVMLADASQSEPINSVANLGTASDPTDANGMDQVTSVSQLTDVKPTDWAFQALQSLVERYGCIVGYPDKTFRGNRALSRYEFAAGVNACLDRMNELIASSTADFARKEDLIAIQKLQEEFAAELAALRGRVDALEARAATLEKQQFSTTTKLFGQVIFGVQGRNDADINLAGFRFRDDANQVNVISNVQLSLYTQLSERSILLTGLQAGIGDNIGSQLLTNDVLLGYAGDTGGAVKISDLSFRQLIGNNFAIVAGPVGVNMVNVLRGANRIESAGQGPLSRFAQRNPILNIGGDGAGAGFDWQISPAVSFQAVYTSNRAEDPANGGLFGGPNGATTIGTQLTVNAFNTVDIALNYVNAYSPSGFLGTSVGDDQLALPNPFSFRAPIQTNAFGGTIAWRAAPWITLGGWAGYTTSDLKGFSGSVETINWMAFLNFPDLGGRGNLGAIYVGQPPRIISSDLPAGRNIPSFVSGGDPTAGPGGEPSRTTHVEAFYRYRLSDNISLTPGVIVIFNPRHNSDNDTITIGVLRTTFTF is encoded by the coding sequence ATGTCCAAGCAATCACCTGTAAGAGAAAAAATAGTTCCCCCAGTGTTGGCATCAGCCATGCTGGGGATTTTTATGGCGGGTTCAGCCGTTGCGGCTCAAACAACGCCACTGGAAAGAGCGGTGAGCGCACCTTCACCAGCCGCTGCCAGGGAATCCCCCCTTTCCCCATCTGTAATGCTTGCTGATGCCAGTCAGTCTGAACCGATCAATTCCGTTGCAAATTTAGGCACGGCATCCGACCCAACCGATGCTAACGGCATGGATCAGGTTACTTCGGTTTCCCAACTGACAGACGTTAAACCCACAGATTGGGCATTTCAGGCACTCCAATCTCTGGTTGAACGCTATGGCTGTATCGTTGGCTATCCCGACAAAACCTTTCGTGGCAACCGCGCCCTCAGTCGTTATGAGTTTGCTGCTGGTGTGAATGCCTGCCTGGATCGAATGAATGAATTGATTGCCTCCAGCACGGCTGATTTTGCCAGGAAAGAAGATCTGATTGCCATTCAAAAGCTCCAGGAGGAGTTCGCTGCCGAACTTGCAGCCCTGCGGGGTCGGGTAGATGCCCTGGAAGCCCGCGCTGCCACCCTGGAGAAACAGCAGTTCTCCACCACCACCAAACTATTTGGACAGGTCATTTTTGGCGTTCAGGGACGCAATGATGCGGATATTAACCTGGCAGGGTTTCGATTCAGAGACGATGCCAATCAGGTCAATGTCATCAGCAACGTCCAGTTAAGCCTGTATACCCAACTCAGCGAACGTAGCATTCTGTTAACTGGACTTCAAGCGGGAATCGGAGACAACATCGGTTCCCAACTACTGACCAATGACGTTCTTCTGGGATATGCCGGGGATACAGGCGGCGCAGTCAAAATCAGCGACCTGAGCTTCCGGCAATTGATTGGCAACAATTTTGCGATCGTTGCTGGCCCCGTAGGCGTCAACATGGTCAACGTTTTACGGGGGGCAAACCGTATCGAAAGTGCCGGGCAGGGTCCCCTGTCTCGCTTTGCCCAACGCAACCCAATCCTGAATATCGGTGGTGATGGCGCTGGAGCGGGTTTTGACTGGCAAATCTCCCCCGCTGTTTCCTTCCAGGCAGTTTACACCTCCAATCGGGCGGAAGACCCCGCCAATGGTGGGTTGTTTGGAGGACCGAATGGGGCAACCACGATCGGCACCCAACTGACGGTTAATGCCTTCAACACTGTAGATATTGCCCTCAATTACGTTAATGCCTACTCTCCTTCAGGATTTCTGGGAACCAGTGTGGGTGATGACCAATTAGCACTGCCAAATCCGTTTAGTTTCCGTGCTCCGATTCAAACCAATGCTTTCGGTGGAACGATCGCCTGGAGGGCTGCACCCTGGATCACCCTGGGAGGCTGGGCTGGCTACACAACGTCTGATTTAAAGGGCTTTTCGGGCAGTGTCGAAACAATTAACTGGATGGCATTTCTCAACTTCCCTGATCTGGGAGGACGGGGCAATTTGGGGGCAATTTATGTCGGTCAACCTCCCCGCATTATCAGCAGCGACCTACCTGCTGGCAGAAATATCCCCAGTTTTGTAAGTGGTGGCGATCCGACTGCGGGTCCAGGGGGCGAACCGAGTAGAACTACTCACGTTGAGGCATTCTACCGCTATCGCTTAAGTGACAATATCAGCCTTACTCCCGGTGTGATTGTCATCTTCAACCCCAGGCACAACAGCGACAACGATACCATCACGATCGGGGTGCTCAGAACAACTTTTACGTTTTGA